The proteins below are encoded in one region of Triticum aestivum cultivar Chinese Spring chromosome 1B, IWGSC CS RefSeq v2.1, whole genome shotgun sequence:
- the LOC123078842 gene encoding uncharacterized protein has protein sequence MAMDTARPRPCTAAAAAIAPPRDSWPPRPVPRPWPQLRPLRSVGRVGGTAVPPQPPSSLVLTCRVPHPPDPISFSQCSLVARGRAVRGRRQNYDEDGVCLLQSKFDKSFLLYIQSWPEIAKFQNEPFPLYNKLGDLYDGHIAEGNFNFTSIEVTQVSDGDPEVEREQPAFSFNLNQYDDDVHMYNNPRDAAQSDETRYATQSDGRRDAIQSDEPRDATQTGAPGGSNKKPVKESKKKTRDDPMVEVMAQYVEIKRKQAEEESVLLVGSKNAQEFSLNSAAEDEDSVVAFLRSKMAELHQHI, from the exons ATGGCCATGGATACTGCACGACCTCGACCCTGCACCGCTGCGGCCGCGGCCATAGCTCCGCCACGCGACAGTTGGCCTCCACGGCCCGTGCCCCGACCGTGGCCCCAGCTCCGCCCCCTCCGCAGTGTCGGGCGCGTCGGCGGTACCGCTGTTCCTCCGCAGCCACCCTCCTCCCTCGTGCTCACCTGCCGAGTGCCACATCCTCCTGACCCCATCTCGTTTTCTCAGTGCAGCTTGGTGGCGCGTGGACGTGCAGTGCGGGGGCGTCGGCAAAATTATGACGAGGATGGTGTGTGCCTTCTG CAATCTAAGTTTGATAAATCATTTCTTTTATATATACAGTCGTGGCCAGAAATAGCTAAGTTCCAGAATGAGCCCTTTCCCCTCTACAATAAGCTTGGTGATCTCTATGATG GACACATAGCAGAAGGTAACTTCAATTTCACATCAATTGAGGTTACACAAGTCAGTGATGGTGATCCCGAAGTTGAAAGAGAGCAACCTGCCTTCTCTTTTAACCTGAATCAATACGATGATGATGTGCACATGTACAATAATCCAAGAGATGCTGCTCAAAGTGATGAGACAAGATATGCTACACAAAGTGATGGTCGAAGAGATGCTATTCAAAGTGATGAGCCAAGAGATGCTACACAAACAGGTGCTCCCGGTGGTTCAAATAAGAAGCCAGTgaaggagtccaagaagaagacgcGTGATGATCCAATGGTGGAGGTGATGGCACAATATGTGGAGATCAAACGGAAGCAAGCGGAGGAGGAGTCTGTTTTGTTGGTAGGGTCAAAAAATGCACAAGAGTTCTC TCTGAATTCTGCCGCTGAAGATGAAGATAGTGTTGTTGCGTTTCTTCGAAGCAAAATGGCAGAGTTGCATCAACATATCTAA